Proteins from a genomic interval of Saccopteryx leptura isolate mSacLep1 chromosome 13, mSacLep1_pri_phased_curated, whole genome shotgun sequence:
- the LOC136384436 gene encoding uncharacterized protein, translating into MLSTLGSTPYIRNEHHPRQEGDFKKYTENRILDKGGFNCTKKSALETYEERRRSKPLPLQPPAQKRPGSAGPKPTGRWHASFSRPSGLCEGPRLGRRTAGALLGYGAAGSEPSSLRQLHRARPSSPAAPPRRIPGSLKSSSPRNSRAGEREEGEIKRFTGTRAGDPDSPAGDSAEHPVGPGSGEPQPRRSAQMRSAQTLTRSRPTQGPQTDPAASSPRVVRCSPGGGARTCLQDAPTSHGITGSH; encoded by the exons ATGCTGAGCACCCTCGGAAG TACACCATACATAAGAAATGAACATCACCCGAGGCAGgaaggagattttaaaaaatacactgaaaacAGAATCCTGGACAAAGGAGGTTTCAATTGCACTAAGAAGTCTGCACTTGAGACCTATGAGGAGAGGAGAAGATCAAAACCGCTCCCTCTGCAGCCGCCGGCCCAGAAACGGCCGGGGAGCGCCGGCCCCAAACCGACGGGCAGGTGGCACGCGTCTTTCTCCCGCCCCAGCGGGCTCTGCGAGGGACCCAGGCTGGGGCGGCGGACTGCTGGAGCGTTGCTGGGCTATGGGGCAGCGGGAAGCGAACCGAGCTCCCTCCGCCAGCTTCACCGAGCACGGCCCTCGAGCCCCGCCGCCCCGCCGCGAAGGATTCCTGGGTCACTTAAGTCATCCAGTCCTCGGAACAGCCGAGCCGGGGAGCGGGAAGAGGGTGAAATAAAGCGGTTCACCGGCACACGCGCTGGTGATCCGGACTCGCCGGCGGGAGACTCTGCTGAGCACCCCGTGGGGCCAGGCAGCGGGGAACCGCAGCCCCGCCGAAGCGCGCAGATGCGGAGCGCGCAGACCCTCACCCGCTCCCGCCCGACCCAAGGCCCTCAGACCGACCCCGCTGCGTCCTCACCTCGCGTCGTCCGCTGCAGCCCCGGCGGTGGCGCGCGGACATGCCTCCAGGACGCACCCACA AGTCATGGTATAACTGGAAGTCATTGA